A portion of the Luxibacter massiliensis genome contains these proteins:
- a CDS encoding sulfide/dihydroorotate dehydrogenase-like FAD/NAD-binding protein encodes MYKILKAEKLADKIYLMDVHAPRVASHCQPGQFVIVKMDDRGERIPLTICDYDREAGTITIVFQEVGASTVKMAELKEGDSFRDFVGPLGCASEFVNEDLEGLKKKKMLFVAGGVGAAPVYPQVKWLHEHGIEADVIIGSKTKDMLILEKEMEAVAGNLYVTTDDGSYGRSGMVTAVIEDLVQNEGKKYDVCVAIGPMIMMKFVCLLTKKLDLPTIVSMNPIMVDGTGMCGACRLQVGDEVKFACVDGPEFDGHLVDFDQAMKRSQMYKSEEGRAMLKLQEGDTHHGGCGNCGGDN; translated from the coding sequence ATGTACAAGATATTGAAAGCAGAAAAACTGGCTGATAAAATTTATCTTATGGATGTACATGCACCGCGTGTTGCCAGCCATTGCCAGCCAGGACAGTTTGTTATTGTAAAAATGGATGACAGGGGTGAGAGAATTCCGCTTACAATTTGCGACTATGACAGAGAAGCTGGGACAATTACAATTGTATTTCAAGAAGTAGGGGCCTCTACAGTTAAGATGGCAGAATTAAAGGAAGGGGATAGTTTCCGGGATTTTGTCGGGCCTCTTGGATGTGCGTCTGAATTTGTCAATGAGGACTTAGAAGGATTAAAGAAGAAAAAAATGCTGTTTGTAGCAGGCGGCGTCGGCGCTGCCCCCGTATACCCACAGGTTAAATGGCTGCATGAGCATGGCATAGAAGCAGATGTTATCATTGGTTCTAAGACTAAGGATATGCTGATTTTGGAGAAGGAGATGGAAGCTGTGGCTGGAAATCTCTATGTTACCACAGATGACGGATCTTATGGACGTTCTGGCATGGTTACGGCTGTCATTGAGGATTTGGTGCAGAATGAGGGGAAAAAGTACGATGTATGTGTGGCCATAGGCCCTATGATTATGATGAAATTTGTTTGCCTTCTCACGAAGAAGCTGGATCTCCCTACGATTGTCAGCATGAATCCGATTATGGTAGATGGTACTGGTATGTGCGGCGCCTGTCGTCTTCAGGTAGGGGATGAGGTGAAGTTTGCCTGTGTTGACGGGCCGGAGTTTGACGGGCATCTGGTAGATTTTGACCAGGCTATGAAAAGGAGCCAGATGTATAAGTCAGAGGAAGGACGTGCAATGCTGAAATTACAAGAAGGAGACACCCACCATGGTGGCTGCGGAAACTGCGGAGGTGACAACTAA
- the gltA gene encoding NADPH-dependent glutamate synthase: protein MADVLKKVPVREQDAKVRATNFEEVCLGYNKEEAMDEATRCLNCKNAKCIDGCPVAIDIPGFIQQVKEGNIEEAYKVIGKSSALPAICGRVCPQESQCEGKCIRGIKGEPVSIGKLERFVADYALENDIKPACPESKNGHKVAVIGSGPSGLTCAGDLAKMGYDVTVFEALHELGGVLVYGIPEFRLPKHKVVAKEIEKVKELGVKFEANVVIGKSTTIDQLIEDEGFEAVFIGSGAGLPMFMGIPGENANGVFSANEYLTRSNLMKAFDDSYDTPIVAGKKVAVVGGGNVAMDAARTALRLGAEVHIVYRRSEAELPARVEEVHHAKEEGVIFDLLTNPKEILVDENGNVKGMKVVKMELGEPDASGRRRPVEIEGSEYEIELDTVIMSLGTSPNPLISSTTKGLDVNRRKCIVAEEENGQTSKAGVYAGGDAVTGAATVILAMGAGKAGAKGIDEYLSKK, encoded by the coding sequence ATGGCAGATGTATTAAAAAAAGTTCCTGTAAGAGAGCAGGATGCGAAAGTACGCGCAACGAACTTTGAAGAGGTTTGTCTTGGATATAATAAAGAAGAGGCGATGGATGAGGCCACCAGGTGCCTGAACTGTAAAAATGCGAAATGTATAGACGGATGTCCCGTTGCTATTGACATACCTGGCTTTATCCAGCAAGTGAAAGAGGGGAATATAGAGGAAGCATATAAGGTGATCGGAAAGTCATCCGCACTTCCGGCTATCTGTGGACGTGTGTGCCCTCAGGAGTCCCAATGCGAAGGGAAATGTATCCGGGGGATAAAGGGGGAACCCGTATCTATTGGTAAACTGGAGAGATTTGTGGCTGATTATGCTCTGGAAAATGACATTAAACCTGCATGCCCCGAGTCTAAGAATGGTCATAAAGTGGCGGTTATCGGTTCAGGCCCGTCAGGGCTTACCTGTGCGGGAGATTTGGCGAAAATGGGATACGACGTCACTGTGTTCGAGGCACTCCATGAGCTGGGCGGCGTCCTTGTCTATGGTATCCCTGAATTCCGTCTTCCAAAGCATAAGGTAGTTGCAAAAGAGATTGAGAAAGTAAAAGAACTGGGCGTAAAATTTGAGGCGAATGTGGTAATCGGTAAATCTACCACCATCGACCAATTGATAGAGGATGAAGGCTTTGAGGCCGTATTCATAGGATCCGGGGCCGGACTGCCGATGTTCATGGGTATTCCTGGAGAAAATGCAAACGGTGTATTTTCTGCGAATGAGTACCTGACAAGAAGTAACCTTATGAAAGCATTTGACGATTCCTATGACACTCCTATTGTGGCGGGCAAAAAAGTTGCAGTGGTAGGCGGCGGAAATGTGGCTATGGACGCAGCGAGGACGGCACTGCGGCTGGGAGCAGAAGTACATATCGTATATAGAAGAAGCGAGGCAGAGCTTCCGGCCAGAGTAGAGGAAGTTCACCATGCAAAGGAGGAAGGCGTTATCTTTGATCTTCTCACCAACCCGAAAGAGATTCTTGTAGATGAGAATGGAAATGTAAAAGGAATGAAGGTCGTAAAAATGGAACTGGGTGAGCCGGATGCATCCGGCAGAAGACGCCCGGTAGAAATTGAAGGCTCTGAATATGAGATTGAGCTGGATACAGTGATTATGTCACTGGGAACTTCACCGAATCCGCTGATTTCTTCTACCACAAAAGGACTGGATGTAAATAGAAGAAAATGTATTGTCGCTGAGGAGGAGAATGGACAGACTTCTAAAGCAGGAGTATATGCAGGCGGTGATGCTGTGACAGGTGCTGCTACGGTAATTCTGGCCATGGGGGCAGGGAAAGCCGGCGCGAAAGGTATTGATGAATATTTGAGCAAAAAGTAA
- the rlmH gene encoding 23S rRNA (pseudouridine(1915)-N(3))-methyltransferase RlmH, producing MKITILAVGKIKEKYLREAIAEYSKRLGRYCKLEMIETADEKTPEQASGITEEGIRKKEGERLLKYIKEDAFVITLEIGGNMLSSEKLADRIEKLGVSGVSHITFIIGGSIGLGSEVLKRSDFALSFSPMTFPHQLMRVILLEQIYRSYRIIQGEPYHK from the coding sequence ATGAAAATAACAATATTGGCAGTTGGCAAAATTAAGGAGAAGTATCTAAGGGAGGCCATCGCTGAGTACAGTAAACGGCTGGGCAGATACTGTAAACTTGAAATGATAGAGACCGCAGATGAAAAGACTCCTGAGCAGGCATCGGGCATAACAGAGGAAGGCATACGGAAAAAAGAAGGGGAACGGCTGCTAAAGTATATCAAAGAGGATGCTTTTGTGATAACACTGGAAATTGGGGGGAATATGCTTTCGTCAGAAAAACTGGCTGACAGGATTGAAAAGCTGGGTGTATCTGGTGTAAGCCATATTACTTTTATCATTGGAGGTTCCATTGGCTTGGGAAGTGAAGTGCTGAAACGGTCGGATTTTGCACTCAGTTTCTCGCCTATGACATTCCCCCATCAATTGATGAGGGTTATTCTGCTTGAACAGATTTATAGGAGCTATAGAATTATACAAGGAGAACCATATCATAAATAA